The Desulfatibacillum aliphaticivorans DSM 15576 nucleotide sequence ATGCGGGAGTATTACAAAAATCCGGAAGCCACGGCCGCAACCATCATTGACGGCTGGGTCCACTCCGGCGATCTGGCCATTATGGACGACGAGGGATACATCACCCTGGTGGACCGGGCCAAGGACATGATCATTACCGGCGGCGAAAACGTCTACTCCAAGGAAGTGGAAGACGCCATCGCCGAACATCCCTCCATCGCGGATAACGTAATCATCGGCGTGCCCAACGAGCAATGGGGAGAGACGGTCATGGCCATTGTGGTCCTGGCCCCGGGCGCCAGCCTGACCATCGAGGAATTGCGGGAATTCCTGGAAACCCGCCTGGCCGACTACAAACGGCCCCGCCTCTTGGAAATTGTGGACATGCTGCCCAGAAACGTCTCTGGCAAGGTGCTTAAGTTCGAATTGAGAGACACCTACAAAGACGCCACGGCCTAAGAAAAAAAGGGGGAGGGCCACTTGGCCTTCCCCCAAAACAGAAGGGGTCAAGTCTACGTTTGACGTTTGAGCCGCCTTTTTCGTGTCAAACGTCAAACGTAGACTTGACCCCATTTGAAGTTCACCAGTTCTGCACAAACAGTTCGAAATATCCCGCCGGCTTGACGCAGGCCGGACATTTGTCCGGAGCGCTTTCGCCTTCGTGAATGTAACCGCAATTCGAGCAGCGCCATACGCATTTGTTGGGCTTGTGAATCACTTGGTCGTTCTGAATGTTTTCCGCCAGAGCCAAAAAGTTTTTTTCGTGCTGGGCTTCAGCCACGGATATGGCGTCCCAGAAGTCGGCGGCTTTGATAAAGCCCTCCTCCCGGGCGACCTTGGCAAAGCCCGGATACAACTCGGTATGGACGTGGCGCTCCAGGTCAGCCGAGGCCAGCAGGTTTTCCACCGTGGTTTTAACCACGCCGGTTAAAAAGGTCGCCGTCACCTCCAGTTCCCCGCCGTTAAAAAACTTGAAGAAACGCAAGGCGTGCTCGCATTCCTGATTGGCGGTCTCCTGAAAGATGTCCGCAATCTGAATGTAGCCTTCCTCCCTCGCCTTGTTGGCGAAAAAGATGTACCGGGTCGTCGCCTGCGACTCAAATGCATAAGAAATGAGCAGATTCTTGGCTGTTTGGCTTTCCCTGAATTTTCCCATAGCGCCCCACCCTGTAAATTTTATTCTTCAATGATAATGGCGTCGGCGCCGCATTCATCCGCCGCCTGACGGCAAACAGCCTTGTATTGCTCGGGAATCTCGTCGAATTTGACGATGGATTTCAGTTCGTCTTCATCGTACTCAAAAACTTCGGGGCACAGATTGTTGCAGTTACGGTCTCCCATGCACTGGCCGGTGATAGTCACTTTCATTGGTTCTTCTCCTTATTGAATGGTTATTATTATCAAATAGTCAATAAGACTATACTGCGCTTCAATTATGTTCATAAAAGTTTAAGCATGATTCTGAAAGTTGCGGACAGTTTATAAAAAACGCGGGTTTCCTGTCAAAGCAATTTGCGATTCTTTCTTAAAATAAATATAATTGCTTAATATAATAACTTGTTGTTGCTTAATCAATAAAGATGCTTTGAATGCTTTGGGACAGGAACTCAAGGCTTTACGACATGCGAACCGTCCTACGATGTCAGTATTACAGTTTGCGGCCGTTCAAAATAGGGTAGCCCTGGCAGAGCAGTATCCTGCCAGGGTTGCGAAGCAACATGTAGTCCGTTTCGAAAAAACTTTGGAAACCCTGCAGGTCAGGCCGGCTCCAGCCGGATTGAATTTTTGGTTTTCTTTACTTCTGACTAATCTCCCTCAATTAAGGGCTTTTAAGCCGCCGCATCCCGTTGGGGTATTCTATCCTCCCCCCTTACCTCGCCCAACAGCATTTTAGCGAAGAGCCTGCCCATGCTCATGATGGTCAGGGAGGGCGGCACGCCCGGCGACTGGGGCAGCACGGAGCCGTCGCAGACGTATAGGTTTTCAATTTCCGTCATAAAATTTTCGTCCACAACCTTGCCCATGGCTGCGGTGCCGCCGGGATGGCCGCCGATGCCCCTGCCCACGGCGATGGACGACGGCGCTGCGCCCGCTTTAATCAGGATGTCCTTGGACAGATCCACGCCCCGCTTCATGCGCTTGTTATCCAGGTCGGTCAGGGGCTTGCTGATTCTCCCGTCCTCAAACACCCTGCCCTGGTGCTCGTCCCCCAGTTTGACGAAAAGCCCCATGCCTCGTTTGGCGTAGGGCAGCCGGGTGATATTCTTTCCCATCACGTTGGGAGCCATGAACCCGGTCATGATGGCGGCCAGTGCGGAAATATTGCCGATGATAAAATGGTCGCTTTCCTTGAATTCCTCGATGGCGTGGGTAAAGGACATTTCCTTCCAGGCGCCCTGGCCCGGGTCCTTGGCCTGGGCGACCACAATATCCATGGGGTCCATATAAAAGCTGTCGCCCACGTTTTTCAGACCGGATTTCAGCAGGATGCGCGGCGTTCCCACGCCTCCGGCGGCCACGATCACTTTATCCCCGCGAAAAACCTCGCCGCCTTTGATCATAACCCCCTTTGCCTTGCCGCCTTCCACAAGGATTTTCTCCACAGGCGCCGAAACCTTCAATTCCGCCCCGCTGGAAACGGCCTGATCCACCCAGGTTCGGGTGGTCCACTTGGCGCCCCGGGGGCAGCCCAGCATGCAGGAGTCGCAGCCTACTTTGCATTTGGAAGGGTCGATAAACTTGTCCTGCTCCCGAAAGTGGATTCCCATGTCTTCAGCTGCGCGGAGCATGCGCTTGCCGCCGATGCAGTGATCGAAAAAATGCGGGGGCAAGGTTTTTACGCCGATTTCCTCCCGGACTTCTTGCACTTCCTGGGAAAAATCCAGCCCCATTTGCTCGAAAACCCTGTTGGGCGGGTTGTACACATTGCCGTTATACACCATGGATGAGCCGCCCACGGTAATTCCCCGGGCGATAAACACGCCTTCCATGGACCGGCAGAACAGGCCGCCGCCTTCCAGAATTCTGGGGCCGAACGGAAAGCCCAAAGCCTTTTCGTGGCGCGGCCCTCTTTCCACCATAAGAACTTTTTTGCCGGCCCTGGCCAAGTCCCTGGCGACCGGCGCGCCCCCCGGCCCGGTGCCCACGATGATGTATTCATATTCCTGAGTCATGTTTTCCCCCTCCGGCCTGGATTCGGCCGATT carries:
- a CDS encoding GMC family oxidoreductase N-terminal domain-containing protein; its protein translation is MTQEYEYIIVGTGPGGAPVARDLARAGKKVLMVERGPRHEKALGFPFGPRILEGGGLFCRSMEGVFIARGITVGGSSMVYNGNVYNPPNRVFEQMGLDFSQEVQEVREEIGVKTLPPHFFDHCIGGKRMLRAAEDMGIHFREQDKFIDPSKCKVGCDSCMLGCPRGAKWTTRTWVDQAVSSGAELKVSAPVEKILVEGGKAKGVMIKGGEVFRGDKVIVAAGGVGTPRILLKSGLKNVGDSFYMDPMDIVVAQAKDPGQGAWKEMSFTHAIEEFKESDHFIIGNISALAAIMTGFMAPNVMGKNITRLPYAKRGMGLFVKLGDEHQGRVFEDGRISKPLTDLDNKRMKRGVDLSKDILIKAGAAPSSIAVGRGIGGHPGGTAAMGKVVDENFMTEIENLYVCDGSVLPQSPGVPPSLTIMSMGRLFAKMLLGEVRGEDRIPQRDAAA
- the rbr gene encoding rubrerythrin, with translation MGKFRESQTAKNLLISYAFESQATTRYIFFANKAREEGYIQIADIFQETANQECEHALRFFKFFNGGELEVTATFLTGVVKTTVENLLASADLERHVHTELYPGFAKVAREEGFIKAADFWDAISVAEAQHEKNFLALAENIQNDQVIHKPNKCVWRCSNCGYIHEGESAPDKCPACVKPAGYFELFVQNW
- a CDS encoding ferredoxin; translated protein: MKVTITGQCMGDRNCNNLCPEVFEYDEDELKSIVKFDEIPEQYKAVCRQAADECGADAIIIEE